The DNA region GGGATTCGGTCTTCCCAGAGTTGTCGGTGGAATGGTGGAGCCAGCCACTGTGAGTTCTGCAGGTCCGCCACTGGTTGTGGATTTAGACGGAACGCTGCTGCGAACAGATGCTCTCTGGGAGTGCTTCGTTCGGCTGTTGCGGCACCGTCCGTGGAGAGTGGCGCTGATCCCGTTGTGGCTGCTGCAGGGTGGGCGAGCGTATGTCAAGGCTCGGCTTGCAGCCGAAACTGGGCTTCAAGCGGACGGTCTTCCCCTTCGGGAGGAGCTCGTAAGGTGGCTTCAGGCCGAGCGGCAGAGGGGACGGAGGATTATCTTAGCTACGGCCGCGCCACCCTCCGTTGGCGAGTCTGTTGCTAGACGCACAGGACTCTTCGATGCGGTGATGACGAGTACAGATGTCGACAACCTCCGTGGGCGGCAGAAGCTGCAGCGGATCCAGAGCTTCCTTGGCGCGGAACCGTTTGAGTACGTCGGGAATTCGCGAGCAGACATCCCTATCTGGTCGGCTGCAGTCGCTGCTCATATCGTGGGGACTCCGCGGTTCATACGACGGATGCGACGCCTCTTCACTGAAGGACGCGACTTTCCGCAACCATTGCGGTGGCGGGCGCTACTCAAAGTTCTACGGCTCCACCAGTGGCTGAAGAACCTACTGGTATTCGTGCCAATCATCCTGGCACATCGCCTCTCGGAGTGGCAGCTCTGGGGGATGGCTGCACTGGCGTTCGTTGCGCTGAGCTTGGTTGCCTCTGGTCTGTACGTCTTCAACGATCTCATGGATGTGGAGGCAGATCGGCGCCATCCTCGGAAGCGGAAACGTCCTTTCGCCAGTGGGGAGTTGCCGTTGTGGGTTGGTGTAGTGCTGGCGCCAGTCCTTGTAGCCGCGGGGGCGATTGCGGCATGGCTCGGCCTGCCACAGCGGTTCTGGCTTGTGTTGGGGCTCTACGCAGTGGCTTCAGCGCTCTACTCGTTCTGGCTCAAGATGGTACCATTAGTGGATGTCGTCGTACTGGCGGGGCTCTACACGGTGCGTATCCTTGCCGGTGGCTGGGCTACTGGGATCCCGCTGTCAGGGTGGCTGATGACGTTTGCGATCTTCCTCTTCCTGAGCCTGGCTTTCCTGAAGCGGTATGTGGAACTGCGGACGACACCAGAGGCCGAGCTCCCGCGCCGGGGCTATGCTGTAGAGGATGAAGCCCTCGTCCGTTCGTTCGGTACAGCCAGTGGCTACTTGGCCGTTCTCGTCTTCGTACTCTACGCCAACAGCCCTGCCGTCGTGCAGTTGTACGGACAACCTCAATGGCTGTGGCTGAGCACACCACTGCTGATCTACTGGGTAGCCCACCTGTGGATGCAGGCGCACCGCCGGCAGATGAGCGATGATCCGCTTGTGTTCGTGCTACGCGATCCCGTCAGCTACGCTGTCGCCGTTGGATTGGGTCTTATCTTCCTCCTTGCCAGCGGATGAGCCGGAGGGATTACCTCTCGTGGGGGCGCTATCCGAAGCATCGTCCAGCAACAGTGTGGCGCCTTCGCTGGCGTAGCGATCCATTACCGGCGGTGCCATTGGGGATGACTCTCCTGCCTCGCGGCTACGGGCGGAGCTATGGTGATAGCTGCCTCAACGATGGGGGAATCCTGGTAGACGCAACAGGGCTGGACCGCTTCATCGCTCTCGATGAAGAGAACGGCATCCTACGATGCGAAGCGGGGGTAAGCATCGGCCAGGTGCTGGAATTGATTGTGCCCCGGGGGTTCTTCGTGCCCGTCAGTCCGGGTACGCAGTGGGTTTCGATTGGCGGTGCGATTGCCAACGACGTCCACGGTAAGAACCATCACCGTTCTGGGAGTTTTGGCCGCCATGTGCAGGCGTTTGAGCTTGTGCGCTCCACGGGTGAGCGCCTATTGTGTACTCCCACGCAGAACCCGGAGCTCTTCCGAGCAACGATTGGTGGCCTAGGACTGACGGGGCTCATTACGTGGGCAGAGATCCGACTCCGGCGAGTGGAGACGGCGTGGATGGAGGTGGAGTTGATTCCCTTTGGGCACGTGCGCGAGTTTTTCCGCCTGAGCCGGGAGTCGGATGTAGCCTTTGAGTACACGGTTGCCTGGGTAGATGTCACAGCACAAGGCAGCCACTTAGGACGGGGTATCTTCTGGCGAGGAAACCATGCGCGAAGTGGAGTTGCCCCATCCGCTCTGCCGGCAACTGGCCCGACTGTCCGGGTGCCAATGGATGCCCCGAGCTGGCTTTTGAACCCCTGGAGCGCACGGAAGCTCAACGCGCTGTACTACTGGTTGCAACGTCGGCGGCCACACTCGCAGATCGTACCCTACTGGACCTTTTTCCACCCGCTGGATGCCGTTGGAGCTTGGAATCGGCTCTACGGCAAGCGTGGCTTCGTGCAGTACCAGTGTGTCGTTTCTCCAGCAGCAGCCGAGGGGGCCGTTGAGGAGATGCTAGGGCGAATCTCCCGAGCGCGGGTTACGGCATTGCTTGGCGTGCTGAAGGTCTTTGGAGTACAGCGCTCGCCGGGGATGCTCTCGTTCCCACGGCCTGGCGTGACACTGGCGGTGGATTTTGCAGTTGAGGGGGAGCGGACGTGGAGGCTGCTGGAGTCATTGGATGCTTGTGTCCGTGAGGCCGGGGGCGCGTTGTATCCGGCGAAGGATGCCAGGATGTCGCCGGAGATGTTCGAGCTCTCCTTCCCGTGCTGGCGGGAGTTTGCCCGTTTCCGCGATCCAGCGTTTTCGTCCAGCTTCTGGCGTCGTGTCACAGGAGAGGGGTAGCCATGCGACGAGTCTTCATCGTTGGAGCGACTTCGGCAATCGCGCAGGCGGTCGGGAGGCTCTATGCAGCCAAGGGTGCTCGGATGGTGCTGGTCGGACGGACGCCGGAGAAACTGGATGCTGTTGTGGCAGATTTGCAGACTCGCGGTGCAGTGGTTGCTCGTTCTATCCTCTGGGATGCACGCCAGTGGGACCAAGCCCCGCAGGTCGTGGCAGAAGCTCAGCAGGGATTAGGGGAGTTCGATGTTGTCCTCATTGCCCACGGGAGCCTTCCTCGGCAAGAGGAGTTGTGGCCGCATCCTGAGCGGAACGTTGAGGAGTTCCACGTGAACGCCACCAGCGTCGTAGCTCTCCTAAGCGCTCTAGTGCCGGTGCTGGAGGCCCAGCGCCATGGGGTGGTGGGGGTCATCAGCTCCGTGGCTGGGGAGCGCGGGCGGGCGCAGATGGCGGTCTACGGCGCTGCAAAGGCGGCAGTGACAGCGTTCACTGCAGGTGTTCGCGGGCATTTGTTCCGATTTGGAGTCCGCGCCATTACAATCAAGCCCGGCTACGTGGACACGCCAATGACGGCGCATCTCCCGAAAACCCCTCTGGTTGCCTCGCCACAGGCTGTTGCCCGAAGCATCTACCGGGCTCTGGAGCGGGGCAAGCCGGAAATCCTCTACGTGCCGTGGTGGTGGAGATGGGTAATGCTCGTGGTGCGCCTCATCCCAGAAGCTGTCTTCAAGAGAGTTCGGCTGTGAGCGGTAGAGCGTGTGGGTCGTTTACCGAGCCTTGACGTAGAGTGGCGAGGGCTTGCAACATGCCTGCCCGCTTTGTATTTTTGCGGTGCCACTGAGGGTGTAGGGAAGGGGGGAGGTTATGGTATGGCGGCGTGCGGAAACCTGAAGGGGTGATGAGCGTTGCTGGAAAAGAGTCTCATGGCTCACCGATAAAGGGGGAAGGTGTTGTATGTTCGCGCTTGTGCAGCGAGCCTACCGTACGTTCTCAGGGCGGTGTGAGCACCTCCAAGGCAGCGGTGAATTGCAGCCCGGCCGCTTTACTACTAGGCCGTCCTTTGACAGATAATGGTCTCACTATGAGTCGAGGGACCTGATGCGGACAGTCGTAGCTACGGTACTTCCCTTTGTGGCAGTATTGGCCATCGTGGCTCAGGAGTCGCGGTTGCCTTACAGTGGCGTTA from Candidatus Kapaibacterium sp. includes:
- a CDS encoding UbiA family prenyltransferase, producing the protein MVEPATVSSAGPPLVVDLDGTLLRTDALWECFVRLLRHRPWRVALIPLWLLQGGRAYVKARLAAETGLQADGLPLREELVRWLQAERQRGRRIILATAAPPSVGESVARRTGLFDAVMTSTDVDNLRGRQKLQRIQSFLGAEPFEYVGNSRADIPIWSAAVAAHIVGTPRFIRRMRRLFTEGRDFPQPLRWRALLKVLRLHQWLKNLLVFVPIILAHRLSEWQLWGMAALAFVALSLVASGLYVFNDLMDVEADRRHPRKRKRPFASGELPLWVGVVLAPVLVAAGAIAAWLGLPQRFWLVLGLYAVASALYSFWLKMVPLVDVVVLAGLYTVRILAGGWATGIPLSGWLMTFAIFLFLSLAFLKRYVELRTTPEAELPRRGYAVEDEALVRSFGTASGYLAVLVFVLYANSPAVVQLYGQPQWLWLSTPLLIYWVAHLWMQAHRRQMSDDPLVFVLRDPVSYAVAVGLGLIFLLASG
- a CDS encoding FAD-binding oxidoreductase, which codes for MSRRDYLSWGRYPKHRPATVWRLRWRSDPLPAVPLGMTLLPRGYGRSYGDSCLNDGGILVDATGLDRFIALDEENGILRCEAGVSIGQVLELIVPRGFFVPVSPGTQWVSIGGAIANDVHGKNHHRSGSFGRHVQAFELVRSTGERLLCTPTQNPELFRATIGGLGLTGLITWAEIRLRRVETAWMEVELIPFGHVREFFRLSRESDVAFEYTVAWVDVTAQGSHLGRGIFWRGNHARSGVAPSALPATGPTVRVPMDAPSWLLNPWSARKLNALYYWLQRRRPHSQIVPYWTFFHPLDAVGAWNRLYGKRGFVQYQCVVSPAAAEGAVEEMLGRISRARVTALLGVLKVFGVQRSPGMLSFPRPGVTLAVDFAVEGERTWRLLESLDACVREAGGALYPAKDARMSPEMFELSFPCWREFARFRDPAFSSSFWRRVTGEG
- a CDS encoding SDR family NAD(P)-dependent oxidoreductase, with the translated sequence MRRVFIVGATSAIAQAVGRLYAAKGARMVLVGRTPEKLDAVVADLQTRGAVVARSILWDARQWDQAPQVVAEAQQGLGEFDVVLIAHGSLPRQEELWPHPERNVEEFHVNATSVVALLSALVPVLEAQRHGVVGVISSVAGERGRAQMAVYGAAKAAVTAFTAGVRGHLFRFGVRAITIKPGYVDTPMTAHLPKTPLVASPQAVARSIYRALERGKPEILYVPWWWRWVMLVVRLIPEAVFKRVRL